From Microbaculum marinisediminis, one genomic window encodes:
- a CDS encoding pyruvate dehydrogenase complex E1 component subunit beta, with amino-acid sequence MPVQVLMPALSPTMEEGTLSKWVKQEGDAITAGDVIAEIETDKATMEVEAVDEGTLGKILVAEGTEAVKVNTPIALILSEGEDASALEGAAAAPAPKPAEPEPEAAPTAPPAEASAAEAPAEAPAAQPALSTQTRPAEQAEALPEVPEGTEMVEMTVREALRDAMAEEMRRDEAVFLMGEEVAEYQGAYKVSQGLLDEFGPRRVVDTPITEHGFTGLGVGAAMAGLKPIVEFMTFNFAMQAMDQIINSAAKTHYMSGGQVTCSIVFRGPNGAASRVAAQHSQDYASWYSHVPGLKVVQPHSAADAKGLLKAAIRDPNPVVFLENEILYGHTFPVPMMDDFVLPIGKAKVAKEGSDATIVSWGIGMTYALKAAQELRAEGIDAEVIDLRTIRPMDVDTIVQSVKKTGRCVTVEEGWPQASVSSEIAAQLMDKAFDWLDAPVLRVTGKDVPMPYAANLEKLALPSVKEVIEAVKAVTYKD; translated from the coding sequence ATGCCGGTACAAGTACTGATGCCCGCCCTTTCCCCGACGATGGAAGAGGGCACGCTGTCGAAATGGGTCAAGCAGGAGGGGGATGCGATCACCGCCGGCGACGTCATCGCCGAGATCGAGACCGACAAGGCGACCATGGAGGTCGAGGCGGTCGACGAGGGCACGCTGGGCAAGATCCTGGTTGCAGAGGGCACCGAGGCGGTGAAGGTCAACACGCCGATCGCGTTGATCCTGTCCGAGGGCGAGGACGCCAGCGCGCTCGAGGGCGCCGCGGCCGCGCCTGCGCCGAAGCCGGCGGAGCCCGAACCCGAGGCCGCCCCGACGGCACCCCCCGCCGAAGCATCCGCGGCCGAAGCGCCCGCTGAAGCACCGGCCGCACAGCCGGCGCTGTCCACCCAGACCCGCCCGGCCGAGCAGGCCGAGGCTCTGCCCGAGGTGCCGGAAGGCACCGAGATGGTCGAGATGACGGTGCGCGAGGCGCTGCGCGACGCCATGGCGGAGGAAATGCGCCGCGACGAGGCGGTGTTCCTGATGGGTGAGGAAGTCGCCGAATACCAGGGCGCCTACAAGGTCTCGCAGGGGCTGCTGGACGAGTTCGGTCCGCGCCGCGTGGTCGACACGCCGATCACCGAGCACGGCTTCACCGGCCTGGGCGTCGGCGCCGCGATGGCGGGGCTGAAGCCGATCGTCGAGTTCATGACCTTCAATTTCGCCATGCAGGCGATGGACCAGATCATCAACTCGGCCGCCAAGACCCACTACATGTCCGGCGGCCAGGTGACCTGCTCGATCGTGTTCCGCGGGCCCAACGGCGCGGCCTCCCGCGTCGCCGCCCAGCACAGCCAGGACTACGCGAGCTGGTACAGCCACGTACCGGGGCTCAAGGTGGTGCAGCCGCATTCGGCGGCCGACGCCAAGGGGCTGCTGAAGGCGGCCATCCGCGACCCCAATCCGGTCGTGTTCCTGGAAAACGAGATCCTCTACGGCCACACCTTCCCGGTGCCGATGATGGACGATTTCGTGCTGCCGATCGGCAAGGCGAAGGTGGCCAAGGAAGGGTCGGACGCGACGATCGTCTCCTGGGGCATCGGCATGACCTATGCGCTGAAGGCGGCCCAGGAGCTACGCGCCGAGGGGATCGACGCCGAGGTGATCGACCTGCGGACGATCCGGCCGATGGATGTCGACACGATCGTTCAGTCGGTCAAGAAGACCGGGCGCTGCGTCACGGTCGAGGAAGGCTGGCCGCAGGCGTCGGTGTCTTCGGAGATCGCCGCGCAGCTGATGGACAAGGCCTTCGACTGGCTCGACGCGCCCGTGCTGCGCGTCACCGGCAAGGACGTGCCGATGCCCTATGCCGCCAATCTCGAGAAGCTGGCGCTGCCCTCGGTGAAGGAGGTCATCGAGGCGGTGAAGGCCGTGACGTACAAGGATTGA
- a CDS encoding pyruvate dehydrogenase complex dihydrolipoamide acetyltransferase, whose translation MPIDILMPALSPTMEVGTLSKWLVNEGDAVAPGDIIAEIETDKATMEVEAVDEGTVGKLLVAAGTADVPVNQKIAILLEEGEDAGALKDAEAAAPKPSAPAQATPAAETPAAPAPREEAAATPPSPRPEEGASAPASKGGSAPAANGHDAGGARVFASPLARRLAKEQGLDLSAISGSGPHGRVVKRDIEAAAASGAAKAAPKAAAAAGAPAAGPAPIQAPSDDKIRALFRDGTYEVVPHDNMRKVIARRLTEAKSTIPHFYLSVDVALDALLKLRSEINAQATVVDGSPAYKLSVNDFVIKAQALALKAVPEANVTWTESGLLKHSVADVGVAVAIPGGLITPVVRDADKKTLSAISNEMKDFAARARARKLMPEEYQGGSTAISNLGMYGIKDFSAVINPPHATILAVGAGEERAVVKDHALAIATVMTCTLSTDHRAVDGALGSELISAFKGFIEKPMSMLV comes from the coding sequence ATGCCCATCGACATCCTGATGCCCGCGCTGTCGCCGACCATGGAGGTCGGGACGCTGTCCAAGTGGCTCGTAAACGAAGGCGACGCGGTCGCGCCGGGCGATATCATCGCCGAGATCGAGACCGACAAGGCGACGATGGAAGTGGAGGCGGTCGACGAGGGAACCGTCGGCAAGCTCCTCGTGGCCGCCGGAACCGCCGACGTGCCGGTCAACCAGAAGATCGCGATCCTGCTCGAAGAGGGCGAGGACGCGGGCGCGCTGAAGGACGCGGAGGCCGCGGCGCCGAAGCCGAGCGCGCCGGCACAAGCCACGCCAGCCGCCGAGACACCGGCCGCGCCGGCGCCTCGGGAGGAGGCCGCCGCAACACCGCCAAGCCCGCGGCCCGAAGAGGGCGCCTCGGCGCCCGCCTCTAAGGGCGGGAGTGCTCCGGCCGCCAACGGGCACGATGCCGGCGGCGCGCGCGTCTTCGCCTCGCCCTTGGCGCGACGGCTGGCGAAGGAGCAGGGGCTCGATCTCTCCGCGATCTCGGGCTCAGGCCCGCACGGACGGGTGGTGAAGCGCGATATCGAAGCGGCCGCCGCATCCGGCGCCGCCAAGGCGGCGCCCAAAGCAGCCGCTGCCGCCGGTGCCCCGGCTGCCGGGCCTGCGCCGATCCAGGCACCGTCCGACGACAAGATCCGGGCGCTGTTCCGGGACGGGACCTACGAGGTCGTTCCGCACGACAACATGCGCAAGGTCATCGCGCGGCGACTGACCGAGGCGAAGTCGACGATCCCGCATTTCTACCTGAGCGTCGACGTGGCGCTCGACGCGCTGCTGAAGCTCAGAAGCGAGATCAACGCGCAGGCGACCGTGGTGGACGGCAGCCCGGCCTACAAGCTGTCGGTCAACGACTTCGTCATCAAGGCGCAGGCGCTGGCGCTGAAGGCGGTGCCGGAGGCGAATGTCACCTGGACCGAAAGCGGCCTCTTGAAGCACTCCGTCGCCGATGTCGGCGTCGCCGTCGCCATTCCCGGCGGCCTGATCACGCCGGTGGTGCGCGATGCCGACAAGAAGACGCTGTCGGCGATTTCCAACGAGATGAAGGATTTCGCCGCCCGCGCCAGGGCGCGCAAGCTGATGCCCGAGGAATACCAGGGCGGCTCGACGGCGATCTCCAATCTCGGCATGTACGGCATCAAGGACTTCTCCGCCGTCATCAACCCGCCGCACGCGACGATCCTGGCGGTCGGCGCGGGCGAGGAGAGGGCCGTCGTCAAGGACCATGCGCTGGCCATCGCCACGGTGATGACCTGCACGCTGTCGACCGACCACCGTGCCGTCGACGGCGCGCTCGGCTCGGAGCTGATCAGCGCATTCAAGGGCTTCATCGAGAAGCCCATGTCGATGCTGGTCTGA